Part of the Chanodichthys erythropterus isolate Z2021 chromosome 13, ASM2448905v1, whole genome shotgun sequence genome is shown below.
TCTGCTACTGACTCCTCCACTTCATGAACTTCCTCTTCTTCAATGGAGAACATATCTGCACTGTCCTCCAGCTGGAGGTTGAAGTTTCCCTGAAGCATTTCTACCTCTGCTTGAAAAGACTTTCCCGCTGTGGCCTCATGTTGAGAAGGTGACGAAAGCAAAGTCGAAAGGGGCTCGTCCGCCTGAGCCTCTCTATTATAAAGAGCATTAGACGCTAAAGAAAGTTCTAACTTTGGAAACTGGTGAGAAGGACTTGAGAAGCTGTGCTGTGAGTATTGATGCTCagatgttgcattactgtctGCCTCATCTGAGCTGTCATCCAGCGTGATCACATTGTGAGCTAGCTTGTTGGCAACAGGGCTAACCTCAGTCTGTAAAGCATGCAAGTTTCTTTCTCCACCAGAACGAGGAGACTCATTTTCCACTTGCACTTCACTTACAACTTCCACTTCTTCACCTACAACTTCTACCACTTCCTCAACTGGTGGAGAGTTCTGCTCATCTTCCTCCAGTTCTGGTTCATCAAAACTGTTATGAGTTAGATCCACCGTCACCGGCTCGTTTTTGATACGAGGAGGGGCCGGGCGGTCTCTACCAGCAGATTTCGGTTGCCCTGTTTGCCTGAGCCAAGCCGGTTCAGTGTTCTGGGCCATGCTGTCCATGAGCTGTCCGTGCAGTTCTGATTCTGCCTGCATGAGCTCTTGTGCTTTCTGGACACGCGTTTGTATGTAATGATGGGACTCTGCATCTTCAGGGATGTCTTCATCGGCTGCTGCCTCTTTAGTGAACATGAGATCATGGTCAGAGATGCCGAACATCTCCATGCTGTAAAGGCGAGCAATGTGCTGGTCCAGATTGGTGTCAGAGCGGCGGTTTTGTGCGTGCATCGCCTGAAGCTGCTGCTGAGTGGAGGAAGAACGTGTGTCTTCAAGTTTAAACAGTTCACGTAGCTCCTGCTTGCTGAAGTATCGGAACGGGTTCTTCTTATCTCCGGTTGTCTGCCGGATGAGAGAGTCTTTAAACACCTGCAGATATAGAAACACAGGGGGAAAAAACTATTATAGGTACATTTTTAACCGTTTTACTGACATCAGAATAGCAGAAAACGACTAGCCTTTAGTTTTAATTAGTTCATAACTTGCTTACCAAAAGTTGAGTTGTTGTACTTTACAAAAACGTAAGCCTGGTAGCTGCATCAACACtttgccttaaagggttagttcactcaaaaatgaaaagtaatttattactcaacctcatgctgtttcacacccgtaaaaccttcgttcatcttcggaaaacaaattaagatttttttcataaaaatccgatggctccgtgaggccttcatagggagcaatgacatttcctctctcaagatccataaaggtactaaaaacatatttaaatcagttcatgcgagtacagtggttcaatattaatattataaagcgacgagaatatttttggtgcgccaaaaaaacaaaataacgacttatatagtgatggccgatttcaaaacactgcttcatgaagcatcggagcacaaatgaatcagtgtatcgaatcatgattcagatcgcatgtcaaactgtCAATGGCTGAAATCCCATTAGTCTTTGTACATCCTTTTCAGTGTGATTCCATCTGTTTTACTGCATATTGAAGCAGCAGCAATATGAAATGTTATGCGTTTATCATATTGCATTTCAAATTACAATCACAATGCATGATGACATAATTGCAATAGAATTTTTTGGCCAAATCATGATGTAGCCCTGAAACTTTTTTAACCCTGAAAACTACACAGTGAAGTGAAAGTCATTAAGTTAAGATTTTTATTTACCTGTCTGCGGTAGATCTTCTCCTCCACAGTGCCACAGGTAATGAGTCGGTAGATGAGGACATTTTCAGTTTGGCCAATTCGGTATGCACGGTCCACAGCTTGAGCATCTGTCGCAGGGTTCCAGCTGGGGTCAAAGATCACGACACGGTTTGCGGCGGTTAATGTGATGCCGACTCCGCCCACTTGAGTGGTGAGGAGGAAGATTGTGTAGCGTTTGTCTGTCTGGAACAACGTGATACGCTTCTCCCTTTCGGCCAGTTGTGTCACTGTGCCATCCAAGCGCAGCAGGCGAAAGTTTCTGTTACGCAGGACACGCTCCATGATGTCTAGCATCTTCCTTGATTGTGAGAAAATCAGGGTCCGATGCCCTTCTTCACGGAGACATTCCATTAGAGACACAAGAAACTGCAGCTTCCCTGACTCTGCAACTAAAGTGTCATCTGAAATGTAATCGATCTGACTCACAGCCGACTCGCTCTCAATGTCTGGATGAGTTGAGTCAAAGGCAGAACCTTGCTCCAGGCCTAGCTGAGTCACAGCTCGATTGGAAAGGAGTCTGGGATGGTCACAGAGCTTCTTCAAAACCGTGAGCTCTGCCAGTGGCGACTTGGTAGTCATCAGCAACTCTTTAATATGTTCCAGTGAGATGAACTGATTATAAATGTCCTCCTGCACCGAGCTGAGGTATGTCCACACAATGAGATCGTTTTTTCGTGTCAGCGATGGCATCTCTGCACCTTCGCTAACATTTGGACATTTGTTCTCTTGATCTTCCTCATCATGATAGGCTTCttcttgtttttgctttttgtgCTGAACATCTGCTTTGGTCCGCCTGAGAAAGTAAGGTTTGATGATGTCCATCAAGTTCTGAGAAATCCTCAATCCAAGAGCTTTCTCCCCAGGAGTGGCATCTTTCTCCCTTGCACGTGTGATTGGATTCTCATACTCggttttgaatgtttttgaggTTCCCAGCAGTGACCCCTGGCAAGCAAAGTCAAACAGCGCCCACATCTCTCGTAGGTTATTCTGTACTGGAGTGCCCGTAAGTAGCACACGGTGTCTAGCAGGTATGGCGTGAGCACTTTTAGCAGTCTTAGTGGATGAGGTTTTGATTTTGTGGGCCTCGTCCAGGATGACGTAGTCCCATTTGAACTCACGCTGGTCATATGTTGCAAGTTGCTCATAGTTGTTGATGAGCATCTGGTAGGTGGTAATGATAACTCCTCCTTTGCGTTGGATTCGCTCCAGGTTCCTGTTCCGCTCAGCTTTGCTTGCGCCGTGAAACTCTTTCACCCTCATGCCAGGGGTCCACGTGGCAAACTCACGGACCCAGTTCTTTATAAGTGAGGTTGGCATGACTAACAGGGTATGACTGGCCAGTTCTGCATCATACATCCCTGACAAAAATGAAATGACCTGAATGGTCTTTCCGAGGCCCATGTCATCGGCCAAGATTCCCCCTTTCCTTCCATCTCGGTAGAGACTGTACAGAAACGCCACACCCTCTTTCTGATGGTCATACAGTTTGTTGTAGAGCCCTTTATAAAGTTTCAATCCACTATCATTCACATCCACAAATTCATCCTCCTCCTCGTCTTCCTCCTCATCTCTCTGAATGAGATCCTGTATGGCCTGGACCCGTTTCTTTAGCTTGTCACTTGGCTGAAGCTGGTAAGCCAGCTGAAACAGCTCAAGGGCACGAGGCAGCTCACCACGCATGGCAGCCTCCTTCCCCTCCTGCCGGTACctgtaaaaataatacaataaccGTTATACAGGAGCAACACAAAATACACTCAAATACTAATGTCAACCACACTAAAATACACTTTTTGTCAAATGCAAAGTTTGTAGCTAGCATAAAttcaatgcattttttattcTGACTGTGAAAAAAATGCTGAGAAATATTTCTGCAAGCTGAATTTTCTAcataaatttgtttattttttatgttaaagggttagttcacccaaaaatgtcaattctgtcattaattacttaccttcatgtagttccaaacccgtaagacctttgttcctcttcagagcacaaattaagatatttttgctaaAATTTGATGGCCCAGTGAGGCCTATGTTGtcagcaagatcatttcctttttcaatgcccagaaaggtactaaaaacatatttaaaacagttcatgtgagtactgtggttcaactttaatattataaagcaacgagaataatgtgccccaaaaaacaaaataacgactttattcaacaatatctagtgatgggcgatttcaaaacactgcttcatgaagcttcgaagctttacgaatcttttgttttgattcagtggttcagagcgccaaaatcacGTGTTTTCAGTAaagaggctttgttacgtcataattGATTCGAAATTTTAATAGTTCACATGACTTTtgcagtttgatacgtgctccaaaccactgattcgaaacaaaagattcgtaaggctttgaagcttcatgaagcggtgttttgaaatcgcccatcactagaccttgttgaataaagtcgctatttttttggcgcacaaaaagtattctcatcgctttataatattaaggttgaaccactgtagtcacatgaacggttttaaatatgtcttcagTAGCTTGCTGGgcacatcaaaaatatcttaatttgtgttcggaagatgaacaaaggtcttacaggtttggaactacatgaaagtaagtaattaatgacagacttgacatttctgggtgaactaaccctttaattgcaaATTTGTTAATAAATACCGTAGTCAGTCAGAGCCAGAGGTGACTGTACATGTGAAGTTGACAATTAACATATAGACATGAACTTTTTCTCCCCAACATCAAGATTGAAAAGTAAAGTTATATCAGGTCAGAGCAAATAGACAGACgggttttaaattaaatttaaactatttattatgtatacaATTTATTGTCCAAAACAATGTTTGTATATTACCTTACATATTTTAGCTTTGTTTCCCAATAGCTTTGTTTAGCTTTGTCATAAAAAGTCAACACGTTCAATGAACTGTCTTTTTattatcttatatatatatatatatatatatatatacacacacacacacatacacacacaattaaggataaaatgtataattatatttCTGTAGCCACAACTTTAAGCGAACCTATAAACCAGTGTATGTGTATTCACTGGACTGAAAAAGTGTTACAACTAGCCAGGTCTACCtatatgtatttgttttgtgtgggtgggtataataaataaataaataaataaaccataaaataccTTACCAGCTAAAAGTACAGTTGCATTCTGAATCGACATCTCACATTTTAGTATGATAGTACAAAATATACACTGTTACAAATGCTGTCGTTGTGAGGTATTTAATAGTATCATGTTTCATGCCATCAAAT
Proteins encoded:
- the ercc6l gene encoding DNA excision repair protein ERCC-6-like: MQSNKVEELTDKLEGYLSLDTGKMDKYDRYRQEGKEAAMRGELPRALELFQLAYQLQPSDKLKKRVQAIQDLIQRDEEEDEEEDEFVDVNDSGLKLYKGLYNKLYDHQKEGVAFLYSLYRDGRKGGILADDMGLGKTIQVISFLSGMYDAELASHTLLVMPTSLIKNWVREFATWTPGMRVKEFHGASKAERNRNLERIQRKGGVIITTYQMLINNYEQLATYDQREFKWDYVILDEAHKIKTSSTKTAKSAHAIPARHRVLLTGTPVQNNLREMWALFDFACQGSLLGTSKTFKTEYENPITRAREKDATPGEKALGLRISQNLMDIIKPYFLRRTKADVQHKKQKQEEAYHDEEDQENKCPNVSEGAEMPSLTRKNDLIVWTYLSSVQEDIYNQFISLEHIKELLMTTKSPLAELTVLKKLCDHPRLLSNRAVTQLGLEQGSAFDSTHPDIESESAVSQIDYISDDTLVAESGKLQFLVSLMECLREEGHRTLIFSQSRKMLDIMERVLRNRNFRLLRLDGTVTQLAEREKRITLFQTDKRYTIFLLTTQVGGVGITLTAANRVVIFDPSWNPATDAQAVDRAYRIGQTENVLIYRLITCGTVEEKIYRRQVFKDSLIRQTTGDKKNPFRYFSKQELRELFKLEDTRSSSTQQQLQAMHAQNRRSDTNLDQHIARLYSMEMFGISDHDLMFTKEAAADEDIPEDAESHHYIQTRVQKAQELMQAESELHGQLMDSMAQNTEPAWLRQTGQPKSAGRDRPAPPRIKNEPVTVDLTHNSFDEPELEEDEQNSPPVEEVVEVVGEEVEVVSEVQVENESPRSGGERNLHALQTEVSPVANKLAHNVITLDDSSDEADSNATSEHQYSQHSFSSPSHQFPKLELSLASNALYNREAQADEPLSTLLSSPSQHEATAGKSFQAEVEMLQGNFNLQLEDSADMFSIEEEEVHEVEESVAEESPEFQLQMDISGERLEEASIHDSRQDGKQTNSEFSNYNSEICNHNNAEVSTCNGEVSKHESLLRIRSAPDTPADDSFVHSVRRKKRQVISDTEEEEEEDESEKPCLTSSPLADDLSRLGTSTPKSTLTDGARLRRSLNTSVASRRSFVVSMLENESDEESAEPSEDKSKSFETSEANETCESVGEEEDLSRGEMKSYEKSEANESHADESVVEEESPSGDKTESYEISEANESHADESVVEEESPSGDKTESYEISEANESHADESVVEEESPSGDKTESYEISEANESHADESLVEEEEPSGETLNTDESKSEEFEEVNDSVESRGDQEWHSALLESTADVELGSSEMMDQCAPKTFPPEMHILPVSSTSSDVTAAKASENTYESLVLSGKQNLAEGRKQEALDFFLKAIDINTGDAEIQLLIIQLYRQLSQ